The DNA segment GGCATGGCAGGCGCGAGTACGGTGTAAATGATGAGTGCGAAGGCACCGACGCCCCAACCAGCGATAAATCCGTGTATCAGCGGCATCCACGGACGAGGTGTGCGTAACGCGTCTGTCGCGAGAGGTGTCTGGCGTGGACGCCATAAATGGAAATGATGGCCTCCGCGGACATAACGCCCACCTAGCCACATCGCCGTACCTACGATGAGGTAAACGTAGTAATTGAGGTGCGCGGATGCCGTGAACCAGTGGTCCAGTGTGAGATAGGCCAGTTCGCTGGCGAGCGCGCGCTGGACGGTGAACGCCAGTGAGAAGCTCAGGCCTGCGATGAGGCCGCGTCGCGTGGAGTAGCCGCCGATGGCATAGCTGTACGTGATCGGCCAGGTATGTTCGTCGGGTGTGATCCCGTGCACGATACCGAGCACGAATGCGGTGGTGAGCGCGGTGCCAAGGCCGAGGTCGGCGGAAGGTGCCCAGAGGTCGATCACGTGGCGATTCGTTAACTCAAAGTGTCCAGGTCAACCGGGATTGGGTGTCGGTTTGCGGCGTCGTCGTCGATGGGCGCCGTCCGTGCGTGGTTTGTCTTCGCTGACCTTGCCTGCATGTGGCGGCTTCGATTCGCTACGCCCTGGACCGCGAACCGGGTGGCGCTTGCGCTCGTGGCGTATCTGCGCCCTCGGTTCCTTCAGGAGCGCGGGCTCGACGACCTGCGATTGGATCTTCATCCCGATATAGGCCTCAATCTCCGGTAGATAGAAGGCGGTATCCTCGCAGGCGAAGCTAATGGCGTCGCCTTCTGCGCCGGCACGCGCGGTTCGTCCAATACGGTGGACGTAGTCTTCTGGAGATTGCGGAAGGTCGTAATTGAAGACATGGGAGACGTCAGGTATGTGCAGGCCGCGTGCCGCCACGTCGGTTGCCACCATGATTGACATTTCGCCGCTGGTGAAAGACTTGAGTAGGTTTTGGCGCTTGTTCTGCGGTACATCACCGGAGAGCAGGGCGGTTGGGTAGCCATTGTCCTCAAGGTATGCGGTGATTTCCTCAGCCGCACGCTTGGTGTTCGTGAAGACGATGCTGCGTTCCGGTTGTTCGCGCTCCAGCAGGCCGAGTAACAAGGGAATCTTTTCGCGGTTGGACGGGAAGTACACTTCCTGCCTCACGCGCTCGGCCGTGACCTGCTCCGGTTCGATACGCACGGTTTGCGGGTTGTTCATGTGTTCGTAGGCCAGTTCCATGACACGATACGACAGTGTGGCCGAAAACAGCATGGACAGGCGGTGTTCCGGGGTCGGCATGCGGCGGAGCAGGAAGCGGATGTCTTTGATGAAACCGAGATCGAACATGCGGTCCGCTTCGTCGAGCACCATAACCTGGAGTGCGCGCAGGTCGAAGACGTGCTGCTTGAAATAATCGATGATGCGTCCGGGCGTACCGATCAGTACGTCTACGCCTTCTTCCAGGCTGCGACGCTGCTTGTCGTAATCAACGCCACCGTAGATCAATCCCAGACGCAGGCCTGTATGGTGCCCCAGGGCTTCGGCATCCTTGTGGATCTGGATGGCGAGTTCACGCGTGGGCGCCAATACCAGCGCACGTGGCTGATTGGCCTTACGTGGCTCGGCGGACGGGTGGCTGAGCAGACGATTGAAGGTGGCGATGAGGAAGGCGGCGGTCTTTCCGGTGCCGGTCTGCGCTTGCCCCGCCGCGTCTGCCCCGCCCAAGGCGATGGGCATGATCGCGGCCTGGATCGGCGTCATCTTCGAAAAACCGCAGTCCAGAATGCCTTGGCGTACCGCGGGAACTAGCTCTAGGGAATCGAATGTATGCTCGGACAGGTGGGTGTCAGTCATAGTGGCCATTGGCAGCGGGCTTGAAATGGGTCAGGCACTCGGCCCACAATCGAGGTCATGCAGGATCGATGTCAGTTTGCTGGGTGCCGGAGCCTGCACCATATCCGTAAGCTGCGGTCTTGCCAAGTTATCTATTTCGGAGGTTAATGTGAGCGACAAGATACTTCATGTGTCTGACAGTGATTTCGAGTCGGAGGTTCTTAAATCCGACCAACCTGTATTGGTGGACTACTGGGCGGAGTGGTGTGGTCCCTGCAAGATGATTGCGCCGGTACTTGACGAGATCGCGGGCGAGTATGCGGGTAGGCTCAAGATCGCCAAGCTCAATATCGATGAAAATCCGGCAACCCCGCCAAAGTACGGCATCCGGGGAATCCCGACGCTGATGCTCTTCAAGTCCGGCAGCGTTGAGGCGACCAAGGTGGGTGCCGTTTCCAAGTCTCAGCTTACCGCGTTTTTGGACCAGAACATCTGACGCGCCTGTGTGCGGCGTCCGGTCTTTTCAAGGCTGGACGTCGTGTGTGCTGCGTGCTACATTCGGGCTGACGGACGCGCAATACTCTCATAAGGCCGTTCGCAGCGATCTCCCCGATTCGAATAAACATCGCATGGTGGTACGTTGGCGACAAGTCAACCGTACTGGCTTGAGAACTCTTCCTTTTTCTTTCCGACCCCTTCCGAGTACCGATGAATCTTACCGAACTGAAGCAGATGCCGGCCGCCGAGGTGGTGGAACTGGCCCGTAGCATGAATATCGAAGGCACAGCCCGTGCCCGCAAGCAAGACATCATCTTTTCCATGCTCAAGGCGCATGCCAAGAATGGGGAGGATATTCACGGCGACGGCGTGTTGGAAATCCTGCAGGATGGTTTCGGTTTCCTTCGAGGTGCCGACAGTTCCTATCTGGCGGGACCGGATGATATTTATGTGTCACCCAGCCAGATCCGCCGCTTCAATCTGCGTACTGGCGACACGATCTCCGGCAAGATTCGGCCACCCAAGGAGGGGGAGCGCTACTTTGCCTTGCT comes from the Acidihalobacter yilgarnensis genome and includes:
- the trxA gene encoding thioredoxin TrxA; the protein is MSDKILHVSDSDFESEVLKSDQPVLVDYWAEWCGPCKMIAPVLDEIAGEYAGRLKIAKLNIDENPATPPKYGIRGIPTLMLFKSGSVEATKVGAVSKSQLTAFLDQNI
- the rhlB gene encoding ATP-dependent RNA helicase RhlB translates to MTDTHLSEHTFDSLELVPAVRQGILDCGFSKMTPIQAAIMPIALGGADAAGQAQTGTGKTAAFLIATFNRLLSHPSAEPRKANQPRALVLAPTRELAIQIHKDAEALGHHTGLRLGLIYGGVDYDKQRRSLEEGVDVLIGTPGRIIDYFKQHVFDLRALQVMVLDEADRMFDLGFIKDIRFLLRRMPTPEHRLSMLFSATLSYRVMELAYEHMNNPQTVRIEPEQVTAERVRQEVYFPSNREKIPLLLGLLEREQPERSIVFTNTKRAAEEITAYLEDNGYPTALLSGDVPQNKRQNLLKSFTSGEMSIMVATDVAARGLHIPDVSHVFNYDLPQSPEDYVHRIGRTARAGAEGDAISFACEDTAFYLPEIEAYIGMKIQSQVVEPALLKEPRAQIRHERKRHPVRGPGRSESKPPHAGKVSEDKPRTDGAHRRRRRKPTPNPG